TTTCCATTTAGGTCATGATAGCTTCCACCTCTTTTAATACATGAGCATTATCATCCTTCATTTCtccctttcccttctttcaGACAGATAGCACAGTGCAGACACATctacaagaaaagaaatcatTCACTTTAtcgagaaatttaaaaaaaaaataatcttgcaACCCTATGCAGTTATACTCTTCATTCTTCAGAAAGCTTTCTTGAATTAAGATATCCCAGTCGACCCAGTTAGACCTAGTGGCTTTACACGAATGCAAAAGGTCGTGTCAAGAGCCCAGTGGACATTACAtctaaagaagaaaattaaaagcaaaccCACAAACCCCCAACAGTCCCCCCAACCTTTCCCTTTATAAGGAGGCCAATGCCTCATGTAGAACTTccccccttcttcttcctcctcttgctctctctcgttttcttgAAGTTCTTCTTGTTGGCTTAGTTCTCGAGGCTTTGTGATCTCCTGAAGGGAAATTTTGTTGCCAAAATGGGTTTGTTGTTGGGGGATTCTAGCTGTTGTTTGATAGTTACCCATGTCCTGTACAAAGCAGCACTTGTATTTGCAGTGATGAGATGGGTCTTGTCTTGGGCTCTCAGGCTCAGAGACAGAATCACCAcgccctcatcttcttcttcctcctcctcctcctctgtggAAACAGAGCATGCTCCATCTGTTTCTTCCCAGATGATAAGAGACAACCTGGTGCTCACCACCTATGGGGATGCCATGGAGAGGCTGCCGCAGATCTGTGACACGTGTGCAGTATGCCTGAGCCAGCTGAGGGAGGATGACGAAGTGAGGGAGCTGAGGAATTGTTGCCATGTTTTCCACAGAGAATGCATTGACAGATGGGTGGATCATGATGGCCATCAAGATCATGATCATGATCATGATGATAATCACAAGTCTTGCCCACTCTGTAGAGCCCCCTTGTTGACCCCCTCCCAGAACTTGGACTGGAGTTTGAACGAACCCAGTTGGGCTGTGGAGAGACTACTCTATCTTTTTGGGGATGATCTGCTTCTATAGTTATgttggtttttgtatttttcctcttcatttttgtttttctttcaaggCTTAGAGTAGATGTGATACTGTGCTCTGTGTAAGTTTGGTAGCTATAGTCAAATTTGATCTTTATTTTCCAATCAGCAATCACTCACTACTGAGGTTCAATGTTTTGGTTCTTGTCATTGTGGTTGAACCGGCTTGGCCTTTCTGGTGTACATAAGCCAGAGTcacttcttttcccttttagcaAAGTTTTGTGATTCTTTTGCAATTTGCAGTGTGTGGCTGTTGTTTTTTCTGTTCCTATGCTGGTCCAAAGGTGGgtgattaaaaaattactaGTGGTTTAGAGAGCTAAGCAAGGAATCTTAATAGCTTCCCAAAGGATGAACTAGCAAATTGGACTTGATTGATGGTGCAGCCCTTCTTTTCGAACAAGGCTTAGTCAATCTATCTGTATagaaattcatagaaaatctaGCCATAGCTTCTGCTGAAAGATAGATTTGAGCAGCCCATTAGCTGGTCTTTTGACCAAGAAGCGCAGTGCAAAAATCACCACTTGAGTAAGTGGATTAGGCGAGATCAGTAACCTGATCGTCCCCAAATTAGATGACACTTGATAATAGAGTACTTAAAATCCAGAAACAAAGATTACTTTTTCCGTATTTAGCAGATGGAAGAAAGCCTTTAGATGATATTCAAAATGAACTGCAATTccctttgttgacacctgattaaAGAGAGGAAATTGGTGTGTGAAGCATATGTGGGTCATGCCTTGGCCAATCTATGTGCAAGTTTGACTGAGAACCCACAAAGGCTACGAAATAAAGAAACTATATGCCTTGAGGCAGAACTTGAAAATCTAGATTGTGGATCTTTCGTCGTCTTTCCTTCTACATTGAACTTAGGGCCTGTTCGATTTGGCTTTAGGGAAtgcctttggaaaaatgcaaaagccTTTGGGCTATAGggatttttcaaaatgcaagtaatgTTTGATGAAGCATATTTTAGAAACACATTGGGAAGCAACTTTGACCTAAATAGATGGTAAAAACTACACTTTCTTAAGGACttttgtaaatatatttttcatgataaataaTCCCAAACTATTTCTTGGCGTAACTCGATCGCCAGAAGCCAAATCGACCGCCGGCCAATCGCCGGTAGCTAAGATCACCGGTAGCCGAGGCCGCCGACAAATCAAGGTTTACTAGGACGTTCCCTGAATGCCCCATGAGGTTGCCGGACCTAGGCGACCATCTCTTGGGATTTGGCGACCTCGGGCGACACCTAGCTTGCGTGACCCAATCCTCGCGTGAGGTCACTTGATCTCGTGTCGCCTCTCTTAAGGTCAAGCGATGGTGGCTGCTAGTCGTCGATAGCTGAGGCCTTCGCCGGCAAACTAGGGTTTTTGAGGACATTCTCGGAATTATGAAAATTGAGCAAGgtcaaagttgaaaaaaaaatttaagtctaTTTGTTTTTCCTACTTTCCAAAGTACCTCTGGACCTATCTCGGGCCAAAGGCCtatgaaaatgcaattgtattTCATGAAAGTTCTCCAAAAATCGAACCAAACGTAATTTACATTTAGCCGATGGACTTTAGATATCCAAAACCTATTTCAAATACTGAACCAAACAAGGCCACTGTTAGGACTAATAAAACAACATGGGGGTGAATAAgttgatttaaaattttgacaaattttggcGGAATATTTCGAGATGAACATTGATAGATTCAAAAACAGATTAGTAATATCAAATGCATATGCTTCTTTTTAGTTAGGTATTGAAAAGACTAAAGAGAACAGAGAAAGTGCAGACGGATTTTATAGCGGTTAGGCTTATATAAAGTCAATGTCCTCTCCTTTAGACTAACAGACATAACAAGGCTTGATACCGCTAGTAATCTCATGAGACCTTACAATGTAGCAAGTGCTACTTCGGGTCAACTCTCTTCTGACTCTTCCGAGTTTGTTTGCGGCCATGACTCTATTCAGACGTTCACTTATCCATGGTCCTTCTAAGGTCTCATGAACACCTCGTTCTGCCACACCTGTTCTCCTTCTTTAAGGTCCATCAAGCTTATAGTCATCTCGTCGTTACAACTCACCAAGTTAACATCCACTATGTATGTATTTGAAAATGAGAAGATTATTTTGTCTATCTTCAAAATATTCTGGGGAGGTTGTCCCAATACTTACAGCTCAAGCAAACCTTTGATGCCCTCTAGACCGTAGCAATGGCGGTCCTTAGTCCTCACAAAATGTTTACAAGGGCGCTTACCTTCTCCATGAACGGCTAAAGAATGTTCAACGACCCCCCTTTGCCAAAAAGCTTAGCAAGCTAAAGATTTCAAGAAAGAGACTTTCCAATCGGAAAAAGTTTTCCGAGGCATTCTTGGACAAAACAATCTTCCACGCCTTCACTCCATTCCTTTCTTGCTCTCAATATTTGTTTGATCTGTGTTACGATGACTAAGTGCTGATTCAAATGGTATCCAGTTCCTTGTTGATTCTCCTTTGTAATTCCTTGCCTGTCCCCTGAAAAAACTTGAAGAGGATGATCTCTCCGATATTCTCCTCTTTACTCAAGCTTCGAGACAGCTTATAAGCCGCAGACTCGCgaaaaaatgatcattcaaTCTAGAATTCGAGAAAACATGGGCAGCTCTCGCTGTTTCTCATGGCTCCTGATCCTGTCTGTAATCCTTCAAGGCGTGACCTTGGAAGTTCGAGGCCTCGCGTGCAACTGGGGGTCGCGCGCTTCGCATCCGCTTCCT
This genomic interval from Rhodamnia argentea isolate NSW1041297 chromosome 4, ASM2092103v1, whole genome shotgun sequence contains the following:
- the LOC115746761 gene encoding E3 ubiquitin-protein ligase RHA1B-like, which gives rise to MGLLLGDSSCCLIVTHVLYKAALVFAVMRWVLSWALRLRDRITTPSSSSSSSSSSVETEHAPSVSSQMIRDNLVLTTYGDAMERLPQICDTCAVCLSQLREDDEVRELRNCCHVFHRECIDRWVDHDGHQDHDHDHDDNHKSCPLCRAPLLTPSQNLDWSLNEPSWAVERLLYLFGDDLLL